In a genomic window of Carassius gibelio isolate Cgi1373 ecotype wild population from Czech Republic chromosome A3, carGib1.2-hapl.c, whole genome shotgun sequence:
- the LOC127950987 gene encoding caskin-1 isoform X9, protein MGKDQELLQAVKTEDLMTVQKLLQRPKPGKAKLLGSAKKVNVNFQDTDGFSPLHHAALNGNVEVISLLLESQAIVDIRDQKGMRPLHYAAWQGKSEPMKLLLKSGSSVNSQSDEGQIPLHLAAQHGHYDVSEMLLQHQSNPCIVDNGGRTPLDLACEFGRVGVVQLLLSSNMCAALLEPKPGDSTDPNGTSPLHLAAKNGHIDIIRLLIQAGIDINRQTKAGTALHEAALCGKTDVVRLLLDSGINATVRNTYSQTALDIVYQFTATQASREIKQMLRGKKNDASTALQVRALKDYSNNYDLTSLNIKAGDVITVLEQHSDGRWKGCIHDNRTGNDRVGYFPSSLVEVISKRPGTAGSRGSESSPHGSPTPAGGPQGGSSEEIWVLRKPVAGGDRSSVGSSGSVASARSSGSGQSAGSSNIIHAQAEGVKLLATVLSQSAKAKEHLLEQTKSLDHPSHASSNKGSSSRSQSLSSCPLHEQPYGEAVSQKKGEVLPEVKSSEAVNEWLSEFQLQVYAPNFISAGYDIPTISRMTPEDLTAIGVTKPGHRKKITTEINKITVNEWLPDKKPANLGEWLAMIGLSQYHQILVQNGYENIEFITDITWEDLQEIGITKLGHQKKLMLAVKKLAEIQKASDGRNTLRKKPPATQEVMAIESPPHDSGECLSPKMSTFQDSELSGELQAALTRPADVQDGSEMRTNSSMGAQHRAHSLHESSMNKSRDTEEPSGPPKKEARTMRQSSQGGQRSVSSAQAKPRQSYPQRTGPPYTPPQTPTKTKPPTSQTVSNAPGKQKPSSQLHQQTEKPMTPGAHPQSPTQRSHSHPAAQPVETMEAAPQGPAVSVPLLCLPPESNEACDEYGLPKKRTHSLNRYAVSDGEQERDELNVPDLGGKYATVQHRVVRSNSVKGQADKNVNRSQSFALRQKKKGPPPPPPKRSSSAISSSSNNLTEVPKEMNSGPLLEVPYQPQRRASDLGGTVDSGSAGSVRSIAAMLEMSSIGGGPKGLALQKSAGHYLQVGSAVAKQRDAIGLNGEVVNRRRTISGPVTELVAAAKRGPQPEPVQDRQRSETQPSSSGSSAENLPFAEDGNLTIKQRPRQGKDETEEGLEMSYSLPQENPSRVDGTASLKRSTRQQPNGTKFHLIESNTVKRRPKSKDKDTEEVQDGQMPVPYENGTGTIKRRPVSEVTVSEQPRPQEHPENSPHRDSADLEGHVTESAPRKSIKPPVSPKPVLAQHMKKQGPPAAITKKAPFPGPTGAPGSPGTTQCGPFTCPVFTQLFEGKKVPPPILPKPTPPPTAPKPSKNVLQSLNATPNPTPTPSPAKQTVTRMASTASAQNNHPVKVTTPPALSAQMPHTPQSPHTPQTPRTPQTPQTPQTPQTPQTPQTPQTPQTPQTPQTPQTPQTPQTPQTPQTPQTPHTSGPPTPTPTPPPVKPPRSSISGVSMDSSAGSAFVAGVVTVDAVHQKIEETSASLAAALQAVEEKIKEDGQKDSLAENKSTVSILDDIGSMFDDLADQLDAMLE, encoded by the exons AGTTGCTGGGTTCTGCCAAGAAGGTAAACGTCAACTTCCAGGATACCGATGG ATTTTCACCACTACACCACGCAGCTCTCAATGGAAATGTGGAGGTTATATCGCTGCTGCTGGAGTCTCAGGCCATAGTGGACATCAGGGACCAGAAAG GCATGCGGCCTCTGCATTATGCAGCTTGGCAGGGAAAGTCAGAGCCCATGAAGTTGCTACTGAAGTCAGGCTCCTCAGTGAACAGTCAGTCTGATGAGGGTCAGATCCCCCTGCACCTGGCTGCTCAGCACGGACACTATGACGTA TCTGAGATGCTTCTGCAGCATCAGTCGAACCCCTGCATAGTGGACAATGGTGGGAGGACTCCATTGGACCTTGCTTGTGAATTCGGCCGGGTTGGG GTGGTCCAGCTGCTACTGAGCAGTAACATGTGTGCAGCTCTATTGGAGCCCAAGCCCGGAGATTCGACTGATCCCAATGGCACCAGCCCGCTGCACCTCGCTGCCAAGAACGGACACATCGACATCATTAG ATTGCTGATCCAGGCTGGGATCGACATCAACAGGCAGACCAAAGCGGGCACTGCCCTGCACGAGGCTGCGCTGTGTGGGAAGACGGATGTGGTGCGCCTCCTGCTGGAT AGTGGCATCAATGCAACAGTGAGAAACACATACAGCCAGACAGCGCTGGACATCGTCTACCAGTTCACTGCTACACAGGCCAGCCGGGAGATCAAGCAGATGCTACGAGGTAAGAAAAACG ATGCCTCAACAGCCTTGCAGGTCAGGGCACTGAAGGACTACAGTAACAATTACGACCTGACTAGCCTTAACATAAAAGCTGGAGATGTCATCACG GTTCTGGAGCAACATTCAGATGGGAGGTGGAAGGGCTGCATCCATGATAACCGCACAGGAAATGACAGAGTGGGCTACTTCCCCTCCAGCTTGGTAGAAGTGATCAGTAAGAGGCCTGGGACTGCGG GTTCTCGCGGCTCAGAGTCCAGTCCACATGGCTCTCCCACCCCAGCCGGTGGTCCCCAAGGTGGCAGCAGCGAAGAGATCTGGGTGCTGCGCAAGCCTGTGGCAG GTGGAGACCGCAGCAGTGTGGGCAGTTCAGGCAGCGTGGCCAGTGCCCGATCTTCTGGTAGTGGACAGAGCGCAGGAAGCAGCAATATTATTCATGCACAGGCAGAGGGAGTCAAG CTTCTGGCCACGGTTTTGTCCCAATCTGCCAAAGCTAAAGAACACCTGCTGGAGCAGACCAAGTCTTTGGACCACCCCTCTCACGCTTCCAGCAACAAGG GATCCTCCTCACGCAGTCAGAGTTTATCAAGCTGTCCACTTCATGAGCAGCCGTATGGGGAGGCAGTGTCCCAGAAGAAAGGGGAGGTGCTGCCTGAGGTGAAG AGCTCAGAGGCTGTTAACGAATGGCTGAGCGAATTTCAGCTGCAGGTCTACGCTCCAAACTTCATCAGCGCCGGCTATGATATTCCTACCATTAGCCGAATGACCCCAGAG gatttaACAGCTATTGGGGTAACCAAACCAGGACATCGAAAGAAGATAACCACAGAGATCAATAAGATCACTGTTAATGAGTGGCTGCCTGACAAAAAACCG GCGAATCTTGGAGAGTGGTTAGCTATGATTGGGTTGAGTCAATATCACCAAATCTTAGTCCAAAATGGATACGAAAACATTGAGTTTATTACCGACATCACTTGGGAGGACCTTCAGGAGATTGGCATTACAAAACTTG GTcaccagaagaagcttatgcttgCAGTGAAGAAGCTGGCAGAGATCCAGAAGGCCTCTGACGGTCGCAACACACTGCGTAAAAAGCCCCCAGCCACTCAGGAGGTGATGGCTATTGAGAGCCCACCCCACGACAGTGGAGAGTGTTTGTCCCCTAAAATGAGCACTTTCCAGGACAGTGAACTGAGCGGGGAGTTACAGGCTGCTCTTACTCGCCCTGCTGATGTGCAGGATGGCTCAGAAATGAGAACCAACAGCAGTATGGGAGCACAACATCGAGCCCACAGTCTGCATGAGAGCAGTATGAACAAGAGCCGAGACACAGAGGAGCCTAGTGGGCCACCCAAAAAGGAGGCACGTACCATGCGCCAGAGCAGCCAGGGGGGCCAGAGAAGTGTCTCATCGGCGCAGGCAAAACCACGTCAGTCTTATCCCCAAAGGACAGGACCACCCTATACTCCTCCACAAACGCCCACCAAAACAAAACCTCCCACCTCACAGACGGTGAGCAATGCACCAGGTAAACAAAAACCTAGTTCTCAGCTGCATCAGCAAACTGAAAAGCCCATGACACCTGGTGCTCATCCCCAATCCCCCACTCAAAGGTCCCATTCACACCCAGCTGCCCAGCCTGTGGAAACTATGGAAGCTGCACCCCAAGGACCTGCTGTCTCAGTACCACTGCTGTGCCTGCCTCCAGAGAGCAACGAAGCCTGCGATGAGTACGGTCTGCCTAAGAAACGTACCCACAGCCTGAATCGCTATGCTGTGTCTGATGGTGAGCAGGAGCGGGACGAGCTAAATGTGCCAGATTTAGGAGGAAAGTATGCTACAGTACAGCACCGGGTGGTTCGCAGCAACTCAGTGAAAGGGCAGGCAGACAAAAATGTCAACCGAAGCCAGTCCTTTGCACTCAGACAGAAGAAGAAAGGTCCACCTCCACCTCCCCCCAAACGCTCTAGTTCAGCCATCTCAAGCTCCAGTAATAATCTGACAGAAGTGCCCAAGGAGATGAACAGTGGACCACTTCTGGAGGTTCCCTACCAACCACAAAGACGTGCAAGTGACCTGGGTGGCACTGTAGACTCGGGGAGTGCTGGTAGTGTTAGGAGCATTGCGGCTATGTTGGAAATGTCCTCCATTGGTGGGGGTCCCAAGGGTCTTGCTTTACAAAAATCTGCAGGCCACTATCTCCAG GTGGGTTCTGCAGTAGCAAAGCAGCGTGATGCGATTGGACTGAATGGAGAAGTAGTGAACCGTCGCAGGACTATTAGTGGGCCTGTCACTGAGTTAGTAGCAGCTGCCAAGCGAGGACCACAGCCTGAGCCAGTCCAGGATAGACAACGCAGTGAAACCCAGCCAAGCTCTAGTGGGAGCTCAGCAGAGAACCTTCCATTTGCTGAGGATGGAAATCTCACCATCAAACAAAGACCTAGACAGGGCAAAGATGAGACTGAGGAGGGACTAGAAATGTCATACTCTTTACCCCAGGAGAATCCTTCACGTGTGGATGGCACAGCTTCGCTGAAAAGGAGCACCAGGCAGCAACCAAATGGCACCAAGTTCCATCTCATAGAGTCAAATACAGTTAAGCGCCGCCCAAAGAGCAAAGACAAAGATACAGAAGAAGTTCAGGATGGGCAGATGCCTGTACCATATGAGAATGGGACTGGCACCATTAAAAGGCGCCCTGTGTCAGAGGTGACTGTTTCAGAACAGCCCAGGCCACAGGAACATCCTGAGAACTCTCCCCATCGAGACAGTGCAGACCTGGAAGGCCATGTTACTGAGAGTGCCCCTCGTAAGTCCATCAAACCGCCGGTGTCCCCCAAACCTGTTCTGGCCCAGCACATGAAGAAACAAGGACCACCGGCTGCCATCACCAAGAAAGCCCCATTTCCTGGACCAACTGGGGCACCTGGCAGCCCAGGTACTACACAGTGTGGCCCTTTCACTTGCCCTGTCTTTACACAATTAT TTGAAGGAAAGAAAGTACCTCCTCCAATTTTACCAAAACCTACACCTCCACCCACAGCTCCCAAACCATCCAAAAATGTTCTGCAGTCTTTAAATGCAACTCCTAATCCCACTCCGACGCCCTCTCCAGCCAAGCAGACTGTCACCAGAATGGCCAGCACAGCTTCTGCCCAGAACAACCACCCTGTCAAGGTTACAACCCCACCAGCCTTGAGTGCGCAGATGCCACACACACCCCAGTCTCCTCACACCCCACAGACACCTCGGACACCCCAAACTCCCCAAACCCCACAGACACCCCAAACTCCCCAAACCCCACAGACACCCCAAACTCCCCAAACCCCACAGACACCCCAAACTCCCCAAACCCCACAGACACCTCAAACTCCCCAAACCCCACAGACACCCCAAACTCCCCATACATCAGGTCCCCCAACTCCAACCCctacacctccacctgtgaagCCCCCTCGCTCTTCAATCAGTGGGGTGTCCATGGACAGTTCAGCTGGATCAGCGTTTGTCGCAGGGGTAGTGACAGTAGATGCAGTGCACCAGAAGATAGAGGAGACCAGTGCCTCGCTGGCTGCAGCCCTGCAGGCAGTAGAAGAGAAGATCAAGGAGGATGGGCAAAAAGA CTCATTGGCTGAAAACAAGAGCACAGTGAGCATCCTAGACGACATCGGCAGCATGTTCGATGATCTGGCCGACCAGCTGGATGCCATGTTGGAGTGA
- the LOC127950987 gene encoding caskin-1 isoform X12 produces MGKDQELLQAVKTEDLMTVQKLLQRPKPGKAKLLGSAKKVNVNFQDTDGFSPLHHAALNGNVEVISLLLESQAIVDIRDQKGMRPLHYAAWQGKSEPMKLLLKSGSSVNSQSDEGQIPLHLAAQHGHYDVSEMLLQHQSNPCIVDNGGRTPLDLACEFGRVGVVQLLLSSNMCAALLEPKPGDSTDPNGTSPLHLAAKNGHIDIIRLLIQAGIDINRQTKAGTALHEAALCGKTDVVRLLLDSGINATVRNTYSQTALDIVYQFTATQASREIKQMLRDASTALQVRALKDYSNNYDLTSLNIKAGDVITVLEQHSDGRWKGCIHDNRTGNDRVGYFPSSLVEVISKRPGTAGSWSTVTCTQQYQKIRLCAPVCGPVSPAVAMVNGDSYHEIHILPPPPPPPPHSHLPLFTSFGYNRSPNTSGEPHSGQGSRGSESSPHGSPTPAGGPQGGSSEEIWVLRKPVAGGDRSSVGSSGSVASARSSGSGQSAGSSNIIHAQAEGVKLLATVLSQSAKAKEHLLEQTKSLDHPSHASSNKGSSSRSQSLSSCPLHEQPYGEAVSQKKGEVLPEVKSSEAVNEWLSEFQLQVYAPNFISAGYDIPTISRMTPEDLTAIGVTKPGHRKKITTEINKITVNEWLPDKKPANLGEWLAMIGLSQYHQILVQNGYENIEFITDITWEDLQEIGITKLGHQKKLMLAVKKLAEIQKASDGRNTLRKKPPATQEVMAIESPPHDSGECLSPKMSTFQDSELSGELQAALTRPADVQDGSEMRTNSSMGAQHRAHSLHESSMNKSRDTEEPSGPPKKEARTMRQSSQGGQRSVSSAQAKPRQSYPQRTGPPYTPPQTPTKTKPPTSQTVSNAPGKQKPSSQLHQQTEKPMTPGAHPQSPTQRSHSHPAAQPVETMEAAPQGPAVSVPLLCLPPESNEACDEYGLPKKRTHSLNRYAVSDGEQERDELNVPDLGGKYATVQHRVVRSNSVKGQADKNVNRSQSFALRQKKKGPPPPPPKRSSSAISSSSNNLTEVPKEMNSGPLLEVPYQPQRRASDLGGTVDSGSAGSVRSIAAMLEMSSIGGGPKGLALQKSAGHYLQVGSAVAKQRDAIGLNGEVVNRRRTISGPVTELVAAAKRGPQPEPVQDRQRSETQPSSSGSSAENLPFAEDGNLTIKQRPRQGKDETEEGLEMSYSLPQENPSRVDGTASLKRSTRQQPNGTKFHLIESNTVKRRPKSKDKDTEEVQDGQMPVPYENGTGTIKRRPVSEVTVSEQPRPQEHPENSPHRDSADLEGHVTESAPRKSIKPPVSPKPVLAQHMKKQGPPAAITKKAPFPGPTGAPGSPVEGKKVPPPILPKPTPPPTAPKPSKNVLQSLNATPNPTPTPSPAKQTVTRMASTASAQNNHPVKVTTPPALSAQMPHTPQSPHTPQTPRTPQTPQTPQTPQTPQTPQTPQTPQTPQTPQTPQTPQTPQTPQTPQTPQTPHTSGPPTPTPTPPPVKPPRSSISGVSMDSSAGSAFVAGVVTVDAVHQKIEETSASLAAALQAVEEKIKEDGQKDSLAENKSTVSILDDIGSMFDDLADQLDAMLE; encoded by the exons AGTTGCTGGGTTCTGCCAAGAAGGTAAACGTCAACTTCCAGGATACCGATGG ATTTTCACCACTACACCACGCAGCTCTCAATGGAAATGTGGAGGTTATATCGCTGCTGCTGGAGTCTCAGGCCATAGTGGACATCAGGGACCAGAAAG GCATGCGGCCTCTGCATTATGCAGCTTGGCAGGGAAAGTCAGAGCCCATGAAGTTGCTACTGAAGTCAGGCTCCTCAGTGAACAGTCAGTCTGATGAGGGTCAGATCCCCCTGCACCTGGCTGCTCAGCACGGACACTATGACGTA TCTGAGATGCTTCTGCAGCATCAGTCGAACCCCTGCATAGTGGACAATGGTGGGAGGACTCCATTGGACCTTGCTTGTGAATTCGGCCGGGTTGGG GTGGTCCAGCTGCTACTGAGCAGTAACATGTGTGCAGCTCTATTGGAGCCCAAGCCCGGAGATTCGACTGATCCCAATGGCACCAGCCCGCTGCACCTCGCTGCCAAGAACGGACACATCGACATCATTAG ATTGCTGATCCAGGCTGGGATCGACATCAACAGGCAGACCAAAGCGGGCACTGCCCTGCACGAGGCTGCGCTGTGTGGGAAGACGGATGTGGTGCGCCTCCTGCTGGAT AGTGGCATCAATGCAACAGTGAGAAACACATACAGCCAGACAGCGCTGGACATCGTCTACCAGTTCACTGCTACACAGGCCAGCCGGGAGATCAAGCAGATGCTACGAG ATGCCTCAACAGCCTTGCAGGTCAGGGCACTGAAGGACTACAGTAACAATTACGACCTGACTAGCCTTAACATAAAAGCTGGAGATGTCATCACG GTTCTGGAGCAACATTCAGATGGGAGGTGGAAGGGCTGCATCCATGATAACCGCACAGGAAATGACAGAGTGGGCTACTTCCCCTCCAGCTTGGTAGAAGTGATCAGTAAGAGGCCTGGGACTGCGG GTTCATGGAGTACAGTCACTTGTACCCAACAGTATCAAAAGATACGGCTCTGTGCGCCGGTGTGCGGCCCTGTGTCGCCCGCCGTTGCCATGGTGAATGGGGACTCGTATCATGAGATTCATATCCTGCCGCCTCCTCCACCTCCGCCACCACATTCCCATCTGCCACTTTTCACTTCCTTTGGCTATAACAGGTCCCCAAACACCTCAGGAGAGCCGCACAGTGGACAAG GTTCTCGCGGCTCAGAGTCCAGTCCACATGGCTCTCCCACCCCAGCCGGTGGTCCCCAAGGTGGCAGCAGCGAAGAGATCTGGGTGCTGCGCAAGCCTGTGGCAG GTGGAGACCGCAGCAGTGTGGGCAGTTCAGGCAGCGTGGCCAGTGCCCGATCTTCTGGTAGTGGACAGAGCGCAGGAAGCAGCAATATTATTCATGCACAGGCAGAGGGAGTCAAG CTTCTGGCCACGGTTTTGTCCCAATCTGCCAAAGCTAAAGAACACCTGCTGGAGCAGACCAAGTCTTTGGACCACCCCTCTCACGCTTCCAGCAACAAGG GATCCTCCTCACGCAGTCAGAGTTTATCAAGCTGTCCACTTCATGAGCAGCCGTATGGGGAGGCAGTGTCCCAGAAGAAAGGGGAGGTGCTGCCTGAGGTGAAG AGCTCAGAGGCTGTTAACGAATGGCTGAGCGAATTTCAGCTGCAGGTCTACGCTCCAAACTTCATCAGCGCCGGCTATGATATTCCTACCATTAGCCGAATGACCCCAGAG gatttaACAGCTATTGGGGTAACCAAACCAGGACATCGAAAGAAGATAACCACAGAGATCAATAAGATCACTGTTAATGAGTGGCTGCCTGACAAAAAACCG GCGAATCTTGGAGAGTGGTTAGCTATGATTGGGTTGAGTCAATATCACCAAATCTTAGTCCAAAATGGATACGAAAACATTGAGTTTATTACCGACATCACTTGGGAGGACCTTCAGGAGATTGGCATTACAAAACTTG GTcaccagaagaagcttatgcttgCAGTGAAGAAGCTGGCAGAGATCCAGAAGGCCTCTGACGGTCGCAACACACTGCGTAAAAAGCCCCCAGCCACTCAGGAGGTGATGGCTATTGAGAGCCCACCCCACGACAGTGGAGAGTGTTTGTCCCCTAAAATGAGCACTTTCCAGGACAGTGAACTGAGCGGGGAGTTACAGGCTGCTCTTACTCGCCCTGCTGATGTGCAGGATGGCTCAGAAATGAGAACCAACAGCAGTATGGGAGCACAACATCGAGCCCACAGTCTGCATGAGAGCAGTATGAACAAGAGCCGAGACACAGAGGAGCCTAGTGGGCCACCCAAAAAGGAGGCACGTACCATGCGCCAGAGCAGCCAGGGGGGCCAGAGAAGTGTCTCATCGGCGCAGGCAAAACCACGTCAGTCTTATCCCCAAAGGACAGGACCACCCTATACTCCTCCACAAACGCCCACCAAAACAAAACCTCCCACCTCACAGACGGTGAGCAATGCACCAGGTAAACAAAAACCTAGTTCTCAGCTGCATCAGCAAACTGAAAAGCCCATGACACCTGGTGCTCATCCCCAATCCCCCACTCAAAGGTCCCATTCACACCCAGCTGCCCAGCCTGTGGAAACTATGGAAGCTGCACCCCAAGGACCTGCTGTCTCAGTACCACTGCTGTGCCTGCCTCCAGAGAGCAACGAAGCCTGCGATGAGTACGGTCTGCCTAAGAAACGTACCCACAGCCTGAATCGCTATGCTGTGTCTGATGGTGAGCAGGAGCGGGACGAGCTAAATGTGCCAGATTTAGGAGGAAAGTATGCTACAGTACAGCACCGGGTGGTTCGCAGCAACTCAGTGAAAGGGCAGGCAGACAAAAATGTCAACCGAAGCCAGTCCTTTGCACTCAGACAGAAGAAGAAAGGTCCACCTCCACCTCCCCCCAAACGCTCTAGTTCAGCCATCTCAAGCTCCAGTAATAATCTGACAGAAGTGCCCAAGGAGATGAACAGTGGACCACTTCTGGAGGTTCCCTACCAACCACAAAGACGTGCAAGTGACCTGGGTGGCACTGTAGACTCGGGGAGTGCTGGTAGTGTTAGGAGCATTGCGGCTATGTTGGAAATGTCCTCCATTGGTGGGGGTCCCAAGGGTCTTGCTTTACAAAAATCTGCAGGCCACTATCTCCAG GTGGGTTCTGCAGTAGCAAAGCAGCGTGATGCGATTGGACTGAATGGAGAAGTAGTGAACCGTCGCAGGACTATTAGTGGGCCTGTCACTGAGTTAGTAGCAGCTGCCAAGCGAGGACCACAGCCTGAGCCAGTCCAGGATAGACAACGCAGTGAAACCCAGCCAAGCTCTAGTGGGAGCTCAGCAGAGAACCTTCCATTTGCTGAGGATGGAAATCTCACCATCAAACAAAGACCTAGACAGGGCAAAGATGAGACTGAGGAGGGACTAGAAATGTCATACTCTTTACCCCAGGAGAATCCTTCACGTGTGGATGGCACAGCTTCGCTGAAAAGGAGCACCAGGCAGCAACCAAATGGCACCAAGTTCCATCTCATAGAGTCAAATACAGTTAAGCGCCGCCCAAAGAGCAAAGACAAAGATACAGAAGAAGTTCAGGATGGGCAGATGCCTGTACCATATGAGAATGGGACTGGCACCATTAAAAGGCGCCCTGTGTCAGAGGTGACTGTTTCAGAACAGCCCAGGCCACAGGAACATCCTGAGAACTCTCCCCATCGAGACAGTGCAGACCTGGAAGGCCATGTTACTGAGAGTGCCCCTCGTAAGTCCATCAAACCGCCGGTGTCCCCCAAACCTGTTCTGGCCCAGCACATGAAGAAACAAGGACCACCGGCTGCCATCACCAAGAAAGCCCCATTTCCTGGACCAACTGGGGCACCTGGCAGCCCAG TTGAAGGAAAGAAAGTACCTCCTCCAATTTTACCAAAACCTACACCTCCACCCACAGCTCCCAAACCATCCAAAAATGTTCTGCAGTCTTTAAATGCAACTCCTAATCCCACTCCGACGCCCTCTCCAGCCAAGCAGACTGTCACCAGAATGGCCAGCACAGCTTCTGCCCAGAACAACCACCCTGTCAAGGTTACAACCCCACCAGCCTTGAGTGCGCAGATGCCACACACACCCCAGTCTCCTCACACCCCACAGACACCTCGGACACCCCAAACTCCCCAAACCCCACAGACACCCCAAACTCCCCAAACCCCACAGACACCCCAAACTCCCCAAACCCCACAGACACCCCAAACTCCCCAAACCCCACAGACACCTCAAACTCCCCAAACCCCACAGACACCCCAAACTCCCCATACATCAGGTCCCCCAACTCCAACCCctacacctccacctgtgaagCCCCCTCGCTCTTCAATCAGTGGGGTGTCCATGGACAGTTCAGCTGGATCAGCGTTTGTCGCAGGGGTAGTGACAGTAGATGCAGTGCACCAGAAGATAGAGGAGACCAGTGCCTCGCTGGCTGCAGCCCTGCAGGCAGTAGAAGAGAAGATCAAGGAGGATGGGCAAAAAGA CTCATTGGCTGAAAACAAGAGCACAGTGAGCATCCTAGACGACATCGGCAGCATGTTCGATGATCTGGCCGACCAGCTGGATGCCATGTTGGAGTGA